GAAAACCTTATTTATTGATAAGCTTAACAATCGCGGCGGCATTATCCTGCTTGCGCTGTTAGCGCTGGCTTTCGGCGCAGGTGTGGCCAAATTCGGTATTGTTTTTAGCGTGCTCGTTTTCGGTGCCATTATTGCCACCTGGGTAATGGCCGGCATTATTGCCTCTATAAACTTCGGTATAGTAGTGGTGGTAGTGATGGCCTTTATGCTGTTTATGTTGATGCGTATAGGCGTGTCGGGCCCGGTTGGTATACTAATGGATGCGCTGCAGGTGATCTTGATGATCAGTACACTGGTACGCTTAAAGCGTGAGGATAACTGGGAATTGTTGCGCGGGCCGGTAAGTACCGTGGTGTTAATTTGGATAGGTTATAATGTATTGCAATTTGTCAACCCTTTTGCCGAGTCGCGCCTGGCTTGGGTTTATACCATACGCACGGTCGCGATAGTGTTGTTCAGCTATTTTGTATTTGTTTATAATATCCGTACCATAGGCATGCTGCGTATAGCCATTAAGGTTTGGCTGCTGCTGGCATTAATTGGTGCCTTGTATGCCTACAAGCAAGAGTATATCGGTTTTTCGGCGGCAGAGGACGCCTACCTGCACTCTGACCCTGAAATAGCATCGTTACTATTCATTGGCGGGCACTGGCGCAAGTTCTCCATATTTTCAGATCCGGTGGCTTTTGCTTACAATATGGTAATGCCAAGTATAATTTGCATTTGTGTAATGGCAGGTAAGTTCAAACTCTGGCAAAAAATTGTAGCCGGGTTAATGGTTTGCATGTTTCTGCAATCCATGCTTTTCTCGGGCACGCGGGGCGCTAACGTGCTTTTACCAGCAGCCATGGTGCTGTTCGCTATACTTAACTTCAATAAAAAGGTTTTAATATTTGCCATAATGGGGGCGGTGTTTTTGGTTGTACTCATCAATATACCCACCAGTAACCCTAATATTATGCGTTTTCAAACGGCGTTCAGGCCTAATAACGACGATTCGTACAATCTGCGTAAAATGAACCAA
This Mucilaginibacter defluvii DNA region includes the following protein-coding sequences:
- a CDS encoding O-antigen ligase family protein; this translates as MDRIQLEINNTVRAGNTGRGFFAAVKKTLFIDKLNNRGGIILLALLALAFGAGVAKFGIVFSVLVFGAIIATWVMAGIIASINFGIVVVVVMAFMLFMLMRIGVSGPVGILMDALQVILMISTLVRLKREDNWELLRGPVSTVVLIWIGYNVLQFVNPFAESRLAWVYTIRTVAIVLFSYFVFVYNIRTIGMLRIAIKVWLLLALIGALYAYKQEYIGFSAAEDAYLHSDPEIASLLFIGGHWRKFSIFSDPVAFAYNMVMPSIICICVMAGKFKLWQKIVAGLMVCMFLQSMLFSGTRGANVLLPAAMVLFAILNFNKKVLIFAIMGAVFLVVLINIPTSNPNIMRFQTAFRPNNDDSYNLRKMNQKRIQPFIQSHPFGGGLGATGTWGKRFAPGSYLANFPPDSGYIRTAVELGWVGLIIFCTMVFVILKTGINYFYRIRDAELKTYCLAMTLVVFAYNIANFPQEALVQYPSNLLFPLAAALITVSYRLDRQKRNGDNITEPTSVKY